A region from the Leishmania panamensis strain MHOM/PA/94/PSC-1 chromosome 20 sequence genome encodes:
- a CDS encoding hypothetical protein (TriTrypDB/GeneDB-style sysID: LpmP.20.1550) produces MRRRVGVGHVLQERQQQQRMADLGAQITAERVGQIEDQLEELQAQLKTLAQNHKSDITEDPVVRARFRQLADSLGVDLLSSKKNVFADALGLGNFYYQLASRTVEACMRERKFCGAYVPLQRVQLFVQKTYDNSSLLCGNGQSRHVSPHRSGRSSSSGKHGGRDEGKRIVISEADILTALSKLSVLGVGFNVVKLDGIPYIQTTPDGARGGDQVLLLNYVLGLQKEQIEKAKRTAVQEQSKSMPTSSVNNSWTAAEGGSNQRNGVGAVYALGAHPFAFEKDKSSQANDTLSFAQQCVAVRESEIVSGLHWETHRARAALRRMVQEGTAWVEESQDRPGDRATKTGAHGDSPGKSKAVLSSFEEVKVVWKGKHKGTTEASDKDNVVYWFVSLTSHA; encoded by the coding sequence ATGCGCCGCCGTGTCGGGGTCGGTcacgtgctgcaggagcgccagcagcagcagcgcatggcAGATCTCGGTGCTCAGATTACAGCGGAGCGTGTGGGACAGATCGAGGaccagctggaggagctccAGGCACAGCTTAAAACGCTGGCTCAGAATCACAAATCGGACATCACGGAAGACCCTGTAGTTCGTGCGCGGTTTCGCCAACTGGCTGACTCACTCGGCGTCGACCTGCTGTCATCCAAAAAGAACGTGTTTGCCGACGCCCTTGGACTCGGCAACTTCTATTACCAGCTTGCCAGTCGCACCGTCGAAGCGTGCATGCGAGAGCGCAAGTTCTGCGGCGCTTACGTCCCGCTGCAGCGTGTCCAGCTCTTTGTGCAGAAGACATACGACAACAGCTCGCTGCTGTGTGGCAATGGGCAGAGCCGTCATGTATCGCCACACAGGAGTGGtaggagcagcagcagcggcaagcatGGCGGCCGTGACGAAGGCAAGCGGATCGTCATTTCCGAGGCCGACATCCTGACGGCGCTTTCCAAACTCTCAGTGCTCGGTGTCGGCTTCAACGTGGTGAAGTTAGATGGGATACCCTATATCCAAACCACTCCAGACGGCGCACGTGGTGGAGACCAAGTGCTGCTCCTGAACTACGTTCTCGGGCTGCAGAAGGAGCAGATAGAGAAGGCTAAGCGCACAGCCGTGCAAGAGCAAAGCAAGAGCATGCCAACGTCGTCTGTAAACAACTCGTGGACAGCGGCGGAGGGTGGAAGTAACCAACGTAACGGCGTAGGTGCTGTATACGCCTTGGGCGCTCATCCTTTTGCCTTTGAGAAAGACAAGAGCAGTCAAGCAAATGACACGTTGTCGTTCGCACAGCAATGTGTGGCCGTACGGGAGTCGGAGATCGTAAGTGGGCTCCACTGGGAGACGCATCGCGCTCGGGCCGCATTGAGGCGGATGGTGCAGGAAGGCACGGCTTGGGTTGAGGAGTCGCAGGACAGACCCGGTGATCGTGCGACCAAGACTGGTGCCCATGGGGACTCCCCGGGAAAGTCGAAGGCTGTCCTCTCATCTTTTGAAGAGGTGAAGGTTGTGTGGAAGGGCAAGCACAAGGGTACGACGGAGGCATCCGACAAGGATAACGTTGTGTACTGGTTTGTGTCACTGACCTCGCATGCGTGA